The genomic segment TTTTCACCGTGGTGGCGCTGAGGTACATCCGGCTTGCGATCTCCCGGTCCGTGGCCCCCTTCACCATCTGAAGGAGGATCTCCAGCTCCCGACTCGTGAGTCCCCCGAGGGTGGATCCGTTCTGCTCTTGCCGCTCCCGCATGAGGAGCCGGAACCGCTCCACCAGCTGCCGGGTGATGCGGGGATGCATGAGAGTCCGGCCACTGGTCACCCCCTCGATGGCCCGGACCAGGTTCTCGATGTGGATGTCCTTCAGCACGTACCCCGTGGCGCCGGCCTCGATGGCGCGGAAAGCCCGCTCCTCGTCTGCCCACTCCGCGAGCACGATCACCTCCACCTCCGGAAGGCGACTCTTGAAGAGGCGGATGGCCTCCACGAGATCCAGCCCCGGCATCTCCTGGTCCAGCAGGACCACGTCCGGCCGGAGAGCCTCCAGCAGCTCGTAGGCTTCCTGGGCGCTCGCCGCCTCTCCCACGAGGTCGATGCGCTCCCGCTGCTCCAGCAGGCTCCGAAGCCCCTGCCGGACCAGGGTCGTGTCGTCCACCACCAGGACCCGCAGCTTCTCCACGGCCCTCTCACCCGATCGTGATCGTTTGGAGGAGGCATTCCGGGGACGCCTCCCGGGCTCCTCCGTTCGATCGGACGGTTCCCGGGCTCTTTCGGGGGAGGGGGATCATTCATTTGAATGAGTTTTTGGGCAATCCAGGAAGGCCGGGGCAGGAAAGGCCCCCTTCCTCGCGTATCTTGTTAAGAAACGAGGCTCACAGGCCGTGGTCTAGACATCTCCTTCTGCCCCCGTTACGGAGAGACGTCGTCCTTTTAAGCCCCGGTTAAGGACTCCGTGGTTCCTTGAGGGAGGGAGCATTGACGGATCGGGAGCTGCTGAAGTACCGGCTGGAGATCTGGCGGTGTCTTCGGACCCTCCCGGACGGGCAAACCGTCCGACACCGGATCGGGGACGTGCTCGCGGCGGCGGTGTCCGCGGACCGGGTGATGGTGGGACGGTGGAGGCAGGTCCGGAGCCCGGTGCGGGAACACCGGATACGGGTAGATTCCCCAGGGGGTCGTCCGGAGGACCTGTGGGTGGAGAGGGACCTGCCCCTCTCCCGGGCGGAGCGGAGGATGCTCCGGACTCTGTGGCGGGATGTGGAGGAGGTGCTGGCGGTGTCCACGCGGGCGGAACAGGCGGTGGAATCGGAGCGCCACCGCCAAGCCGTCTGGCTGCACCAGGGCCCGGCCCAGGCCCTCGTCCGTGCCCTCCTAGCCCTGCGGCTGTACCGCCAGGAGGCCGGGCGCGATCCCACCGCGGCACGGAAGTTGCTCACCCAGGCGGTGGATCTCGTGCAGCAGGCTCTGCGGGCGGTCCGGGAGACGATACGGGTGCTAAAGTGCCGGGAACGGGCGTTTCCTGGAATGGAGCAGGCCATACAGGAGGCGTGGATCCGGCTGCAGGCCTTTACGGAGGCGCGCCTGTCCGTGGATGTGGAGTGCCCGGAG from the Armatimonadota bacterium genome contains:
- a CDS encoding response regulator transcription factor, giving the protein MEKLRVLVVDDTTLVRQGLRSLLEQRERIDLVGEAASAQEAYELLEALRPDVVLLDQEMPGLDLVEAIRLFKSRLPEVEVIVLAEWADEERAFRAIEAGATGYVLKDIHIENLVRAIEGVTSGRTLMHPRITRQLVERFRLLMRERQEQNGSTLGGLTSRELEILLQMVKGATDREIASRMYLSATTVKSHIRSIFRKIGARNRTQAVAYALRNGWHLRPEHGQSSPPSNGDSHGG
- a CDS encoding ATP-binding protein yields the protein MTDRELLKYRLEIWRCLRTLPDGQTVRHRIGDVLAAAVSADRVMVGRWRQVRSPVREHRIRVDSPGGRPEDLWVERDLPLSRAERRMLRTLWRDVEEVLAVSTRAEQAVESERHRQAVWLHQGPAQALVRALLALRLYRQEAGRDPTAARKLLTQAVDLVQQALRAVRETIRVLKCRERAFPGMEQAIQEAWIRLQAFTEARLSVDVECPEELPRQVEEGLTAVACEAVANAARHAGASRIGVRLRRVRDAVTLEVLDDGKGLGTGSGPRQSRRSFGLMLMQEQVARLGGRLRIRSGPEGTRIRVVVPLGVRDPRGARSSEAVRARRGHAHSRPAR